DNA sequence from the Methanofollis formosanus genome:
CGACGTGACCTCGACGTTCATCAGTTCGGACCCGTGCATCGCCTGCAATGAGAGGTAGAGAGAGGATGAGTGCTTCGGTCATCTGGTATCTGAGAGAATTCCTGCGTGGCGAATGGGTGAAGAAGTTCTTCTTCGCCAGAACCGCCCCGCTCGTCGACCCCCCCTACTTCAGGGGCTACCCGGCCCTCACCGGCAAGGAATGCACCCACTGCCTCGCCTGCATGATGATCTGTCCGACGCCGGGCGCGATCGAGGTGGTCAAAGAGGGCGAAGGCTGGACCCCCAAGATCTACGAGGGGCACTGCATCAGGTGCGGCCTCTGCGTCGAGGCCTGCCCCGAAGACGTCCTGGACGCCGGGCGGGTGCTCGCCACCCAGCACCGCGACCACACCGAGATCTCGGTGAGGTACCAGGTGACGGTGAAACCCGAGGCCTGTGTGCGGTGCGGCAACTGCGTCGTCGCCTGTCCGGTGAACAAGGAGGTCGACCCCCAACTCGGGGCGACCGGGACCTCGGCCAACGACGAGGTGATCATGAAGATCCGCAACGGCAACCTCTGGGTGATCCATGACGAGAAGTGCACCGGGTGCAAGACCTGCGAGAGTGTCTGCCCGACCGACGCCATCGCGATCGCACGGGTCGCCGAAGGGACGCAGGAGGGACGGTCGTGAAGGCCCGCTTCAACACCGGACGGACCTCGGCGCAGGGGCAGGGGCTGGAGGCGAAGGCGCGGCCCGAATACATGGCGGCGACCTCGATCTGCATGATGAACCCCGTGGACCTGATGGACCTCGAACTGGAGGAAGGAGAGCGGGTGCTCGTCCGCGGGCCCGCGGGTGAGGTGGTCCTCACCGCGGTCCAGAACGAGGGCGTGCCGCAGGGGACGGTCTATGTCCCGATGGGCCCGTACGCCAACGCCGTCATCGACGCCGGCACCCACGCCACCGGCATGCCGGACTACAAGTCCTGCACCGTGGACCTGGAACCGACCGACGACGAGGTGAAAAGGCCGGCCGAACTGATGGAAGCGGTCGGCGGACTCGCCTACCTGGGGGACGAAGAATGATCCACGAAGATATGATCTGCCCGTTCTGCGGCTGTCTCTGCGACGACCTGGTCATCGAGACCGAGGGGAGCGAGGTGGTGCGGGTGGACAATGCCTGTACCCTCGGGAGCCACAAACTGATGAACGCCGGGAAACACCGGCTCAAGGCCCCGATCATGCGCGACGGCGGAGCGTGGCGGGACGCCAGTTATGAAGAGGCGATGGAGTACACCGCCGGGATCCTCCTGGACGCCGACCGGCCTCTGCTGTACGGCTGGTCCAGCACGCAGGGTGAGGCGCAGGGGGCCGGCGTCTCGATGGCCGAACTCCTCGGCGGGGTGATCGACTCGACCACCTCGGTCTGCCACGGCCCCTCCATCCTGGCCATTCAGGAGGTCGGCCATCCGGGCTGCACCCTGGGGCAGGTGAAGAACCGGGCCGACCTCATCGTCTACTGGGGATGCAACCCGACCGAGGCCCACCCAAGGCACATGAGCCGGTACACCACCTACGCCGACGGCTACTTCCTGGAGAACGCCTTCAGGGACCGGAAGCTCATCATCGTCGACGTCAGAAAGACCGAGACCGGGAGCATCGCCGACGAGTTCATGCAGGTGAAACCCGGCGGAGACTATGCGGTCCTCTCGGCGCTGCGGGCGATCGTGCGGGGACGCGAAGACGTCGTCCCGCCGACGGTGGCCGGGGTGACCAAGGAGCAACTTCTCAGGGTCGCCGCCCTCTGCAAGGAGGCAAAGTTCGGCGCCCTCTTCTTCGGGGTCGGGCTGACGATGTCGCCCGGCAAGTACAAGAATGTCAGGAACGCCATCGAACTGGTCGACGACCTGAACCGGTACACGAAGTGGACCCTCACGCCCCTGCGGGGCCACTACAATGTCTACGGTTCCAACGAAGTCTTCACCTGGATGACCGGGTACCCGTACGCCGTCGACTTCTCCAGGCAGATCGCCTTCTACAATCCCGGCGAGACGACGGCGGTGGACATCCTGGCGCGGCAGGAATGCGACGCCGCGCTCATCGTGGCAAGCGATCCCGGCGCCCACTTCCCCAAGAAATGCCTGGAACACCTGGCCTCGATCCCTTCGGTGCTCATCGACCCGATGCACACCATGACCACCCCGCTCGTCAGGTGCCAGATCCCGGTGGCCGTCACCGGGATGGACGCCTCGGGCACGGCCTACCGGATGGACGGGGTGCCGATCCATGTGAAGAAGTTCCTGGACCTGGGCTACCCGACCGACACCGAGATCATCACGAAAATCTTCGAGAAGGTCACGGAGGTGAGACATCCATGAGCGAGTTACTCGTCAAAAACGCCTATGTCATCGACCCCATCAACCGTATCGACGGGGAAGTGATGGACATCGCCGTCAGGGACGGTCGTATCGTCGAGGACGTCGGCCCAAAGGCCGAGGTGATCGACGCCGAGGGTTGCCTCACCCTGCCAGGCGGGGTCGACTCCCACACCCATGTCTGCGGGACCAAGGTGAACTTCGGGCGGTACATGAGCCCCGAGGACATGCGGGCCGGGAGAGAGGTGCGCCGCGGCGTCAAGCACGCCACCTCGGGCTACTCGGTCCCGACGACGTACGCCAACTCGTACCGCTACGCCCTCATGGGCTACACCACCCTCCTCGAAGGGGCGATGGCGCCGCTCGAGGCCCGCCACACCCACGAGGAGTTCTCGGCCACGCCCCTCCAGGACATGATGGCCAACACGCTCTTCGACGGCAACTGGGGAGTGATGAAGGCGGTGAGCGAGGGCGACATCGAGCGCGTGGCCGCGATCGTCGGGTGGACGCTCTCGGCGGTGAAGGGCTTCGGGATCAAACTGACCAACCCGGGCGGGACCGAGGCCTGGGGGTACGGCAAAGACCTCAGGTGCATCAAGGACGAGGTCCCGCACTTCGGGGTGACGCCGGCCGAGATCATCGAGG
Encoded proteins:
- a CDS encoding 4Fe-4S binding protein; this translates as MSASVIWYLREFLRGEWVKKFFFARTAPLVDPPYFRGYPALTGKECTHCLACMMICPTPGAIEVVKEGEGWTPKIYEGHCIRCGLCVEACPEDVLDAGRVLATQHRDHTEISVRYQVTVKPEACVRCGNCVVACPVNKEVDPQLGATGTSANDEVIMKIRNGNLWVIHDEKCTGCKTCESVCPTDAIAIARVAEGTQEGRS
- a CDS encoding molybdopterin dinucleotide binding domain-containing protein, producing MKARFNTGRTSAQGQGLEAKARPEYMAATSICMMNPVDLMDLELEEGERVLVRGPAGEVVLTAVQNEGVPQGTVYVPMGPYANAVIDAGTHATGMPDYKSCTVDLEPTDDEVKRPAELMEAVGGLAYLGDEE
- a CDS encoding formylmethanofuran dehydrogenase subunit B, whose translation is MIHEDMICPFCGCLCDDLVIETEGSEVVRVDNACTLGSHKLMNAGKHRLKAPIMRDGGAWRDASYEEAMEYTAGILLDADRPLLYGWSSTQGEAQGAGVSMAELLGGVIDSTTSVCHGPSILAIQEVGHPGCTLGQVKNRADLIVYWGCNPTEAHPRHMSRYTTYADGYFLENAFRDRKLIIVDVRKTETGSIADEFMQVKPGGDYAVLSALRAIVRGREDVVPPTVAGVTKEQLLRVAALCKEAKFGALFFGVGLTMSPGKYKNVRNAIELVDDLNRYTKWTLTPLRGHYNVYGSNEVFTWMTGYPYAVDFSRQIAFYNPGETTAVDILARQECDAALIVASDPGAHFPKKCLEHLASIPSVLIDPMHTMTTPLVRCQIPVAVTGMDASGTAYRMDGVPIHVKKFLDLGYPTDTEIITKIFEKVTEVRHP